One segment of Solanum stenotomum isolate F172 chromosome 1, ASM1918654v1, whole genome shotgun sequence DNA contains the following:
- the LOC125876866 gene encoding inactive glucose-6-phosphate 1-dehydrogenase 4, chloroplastic-like has translation MASLSPVSLSTSSSETSIVPSIYRKLSVLPTVVVRSFPSHTIKKSRTQIDYVAYVQPHDVNRPRSSIRSTSFNVEGTGSTTSLDEEVIIDTSGTEASIKLPLPLFETQSSSSGAPTDDSASLSIAVIGATGVLARKKIFPALFALYYSGQLPEKIGIFGYSRKKLTEGDLRAIIAPTLSCRIDHQENCEEKMDAFLKRIFYLYGGYDNREGMSKLNTLMEEVEGKFGANRIFYLSVPQEALIDVASSLAEKAQTQRGWNRVIIEKPFGLGSFSSHQLTTSLLSNFEEKQLYRIDHLLGRNTIEKLAVLRFSNLVFMPLWNRSYIHNIQVTFSEELGMQTSARYPKGYGILGDVVHSHIFQTVALLAMEPPVTLDGEDVRYEKVKVLKSIRKLGSSDVILGHSEADSGSNFKDMENLMPTYFGAVLHIDNARWDGVPFLIKAGRGLKKNRVEIRIQFRRVPGNIYHKDGGGHMQDLVTNELILRDVPDEAILIRINNKIPGLGMNLEASELNLLYKDKYNVDVTDSYEQLLHDVIDGDNHLFMRSDEVEAAWNILSPVLSELDNNNTTLEHYEFGSKGPDKAGNLWAKHGVKWLDD, from the exons ATGGCGTCGCTTTCACCAGTATCGCTATCAACGTCTTCATCGGAGACCTCAATCGTCCCGTCAATTTATCGGAAACTTTCTGTATTACCTACCGTTGTTGTTCGTTCTTTTCCG AGCCATACAATAAAGAAATCCAGAACACAAATAGACTATGTGGCATATGTTCAACCTCATGATGTCAACAGACCACGATCTTCCATAAGGTCGACCTCTTTTAATGTTGAAGGAACTGGAAGCACTACTTCACTTGATGAAGAAGTTATAATTGACACTTCTGGGACGGAGGCTTCCATAAAGTTGCCTTTGCCTTTGTTTGAGACTCAATCATCCAGTAGTGGTGCACCAACTGATGATTCAGCCTCTCTTAGCATTGCTGTTATTGGGGCCACTGGTGTACTAGCCAGAAAGAAAATCTTTCCAGCATTATTTGCTTTGTATTACAGTGGTCAACTTCCAGAG AAAATTGGTATATTTGGGTACTCACGGAAAAAATTAACTGAAGGAGATCTAAGAGCCATAATAGCACCAACTTTAAGTTGCCGCATTGATCACCA AGAAAACTGTGAAGAAAAAATGGATGCATTTCTCAAAAGGATATTCTATCTTTATGGAGGGTATGACAACCGAGAAGGAATGTCAAAGCTCAATACTCTCATGGAAGAAGTTGAG GGAAAGTTTGGAGCAAACAGAATATTTTACCTTTCTGTGCCTCAAGAAGCACTTATCGACGTAGCATCCTCTCTTGCTGAAAAGGCCCAAACCCAGAGGGGTTGGAATCGTGTAATAATTGAAAAACCCTTTGGACTGGGTTCATTTTCTTCTCATCAGTTGACTACCTCCCTTCTCTCAAACTTTGAGGAAAAGCAATTATACAG GATAGATCATCTTTTGGGAAGGAACACAATTGAGAAGCTTGCGGTTCTAAGGTTCTCTAATCTAGTATTTATGCCATTATGGAATCGAAGTTACATACACAACATACAG gTCACTTTTTCTGAAGAGTTAGGCATGCAGACCTCAGCAAG ATATCCTAAAGGCTATGGGATTTTAGGAGATGTTGTACACAGCCACATCTTCCAGACAGTGGCCTTGCTTGCTATGGAGCCGCCTGTCACCCTTGATGGTGAAGATGTTCGTTATGAGAAA GTTAAGGTTTTGAAATCAATTCGAAAATTGGGATCATCTGATGTAATTCTTGGGCATAGCGAAGCTGATTCTGGAAGTAACTTCAAGGATATGGAAAATCTAATGCCCACATATTTTGGTGCTGTTTTACACATTGATAATGCACGGTGGGACGGTGTGCCTTTTCTTATTAAGGCTGGCAGGGGGCTCAAAAAGAACAG AGTTGAAATTCGTATACAATTTCGTCGTGTTCCTGGAAACATTTATCATAAAGATGGAGGAGGGCATATGCAAGATCTTGTCACTAATGAGCTGATTCTGCGTGATGTGCCTGATGAGGCCATACTCATCagaattaataataaaattccAGGATTAGGCATGAACTTGGAGGCTTCGGAATTGAACTTGCTTTATAAAGACAA GTACAATGTTGATGTAACGGACTCGTATGAACAACTTCTTCATGATGTAATAGATGGAGATAACCATCTATTCATGAGAAGCGATGAGGTTGAAGCTGCATGGAACATTTTATCTCCAGTTTTAAGTGAGTTGGACAATAATAATACGACACTTGAGCATTACGAGTTTGGTAGCAAGGGTCCAGATAAAGCCGGTAATCTCTGGGCTAAACATGGGGTCAAGTGGTTGGATGATTAG
- the LOC125842879 gene encoding uncharacterized protein LOC125842879 encodes MDRERRKRKNLENERLEKEEEEDEDEKIDKFFALIRSTKDIRDRLLARNQVTERSKILEENNNNRDSAHNNSAVGIWNPSIQSQDFMVIDASAIAGPSNSNSNKQHKEDEIGEKLGTKEEKKCNMLDLDLNLSL; translated from the coding sequence ATGGATAGAGAgagaaggaagaggaagaaTTTGGAGAATGAGAGAttagaaaaggaagaagaggaagatgaagatgagAAAATTGACAAGTTTTTTGCTCTTATAAGAAGCACTAAAGACATACGTGACCGTTTGTTAGCAAGAAATCAAGTAACAGAGAGATCGAAAATtttggaagaaaataataataacagagATTCAGCTCACAACAATTCTGCTGTTGGAATTTGGAATCCATCGATTCAATCACAAGATTTCATGGTAATTGATGCTTCTGCAATTGCAGGTCCTTCCAATTCTAACTCCAACAAACAACACAAAGAAGATGAAATAGGGGAAAAGTTaggaacaaaagaagaaaaaaaatgtaatatgtTGGACTTGGACCTCAATCTTTCATTGTGA
- the LOC125853056 gene encoding GDSL esterase/lipase At1g09390-like: MACLSFLPHILQASAYIILFISFILSSFSNPVQSQCKNRPVIFNFGDSNSDTGGLVAGLGYPINLPNGRTFFRRSTGRLSDGRLILDFLCQSVNTRFLSPYLDSVGSSFLNGANFAIAGSRLLPKYEPFALNIQVLQFLHFKGRSIELVSAGSGNLVGDEGFRNALFMIDIGQNDLADSFAKNLSYTEVVKMIPSFVTEIRNAIQVMYSQGGRKFWVHNTGPLGCLPQKLTLVQKVSSDLDPHGCLANYNAAAKLFNEGLRHLLQELKSEMKDATIVYVDIYAIKYDLIANFSSYGFSNPLMACCGYGGPPYNYRKGVTCGQHDYQVCSEGSEFISWDGVHYTEAANRIIASKILSMDYSTPRIGFDFFCH; the protein is encoded by the exons ATGGCTTGCCTCTCATTTTTGCCACACATTTTACAAGCTTCAGCGTACattatactttttatttctttcattctCTCCTCTTTTTCAAACCCAGTTCAATCTCAGTGTAAAAATCGACCAGTCATTTTCAATTTTGGTGATTCTAATTCGGATACGGGTGGACTCGTTGCCGGACTCGGGTACCCCATTAACCTTCCAAATGGTCGAACTTTTTTCCGCCGTTCAACTGGCCGTCTCTCTGATGGCCGCCTTATTCTCGATTTTCTAT GTCAAAGTGTTAATACAAGGTTCCTGAGCCCATACCTAGACTCTGTTGGATCTAGTTTTTTGAATGGAGCAAATTTCGCTATAGCAGGATCTCGGTTACTACCTAAGTATGAACCGTTCGCATTAAATATTCAAGTCTTGCAGTTCCTTCATTTCAAGGGTCGCTCAATTGAACTTGTTAGTGCTG GGTCTGGAAATTTAGTTGGTGATGAAGGATTTCGCAATGCTCTTTTCATGATAGATATTGGACAGAATGACCTAGCCGATTCATTTGCTAAGAACCTGTCTTACACAGAAGTAGTCAAGATGATCCCCTCCTTTGTTACAGAGATCAGGAATGCAATTCAG GTCATGTATTCTCAAGGAGGAAGAAAATTTTGGGTCCACAACACCGGACCACTAGGATGTCTGCCTCAAAAGCTTACTCTGGTTCAGAAAGTTTCTTCTGATCTCGATCCACATGGCTGTCTGGCAAATTACAACGCTGCTGCAAAACTGTTTAACGAAGGGCTTCGACATTTGTTGCAAGAGTTGAAATCTGAAATGAAGGATGCTACTATTGTGTATGTAGACATATATGCTATCAAATATGATCTTATAGCCAACTTCAGCAGTTATG GCTTCTCAAATCCGTTAATGGCTTGCTGTGGCTATGGAGGTCCTCCATACAACTACCGTAAAGGAGTGACATGCGGTCAGCATGATTATCAGGTTTGCAGTGAAGGGTCTGAGTTCATAAGCTGGGATGGAGTTCATTATACCGAGGCAGCTAATAGAATTATAGCCTCTAAGATACTGTCAATGGACTACTCCACTCCACGAATTGGCTTCGATTTCTTTTGCCATTGA